Part of the Cottoperca gobio unplaced genomic scaffold, fCotGob3.1 fCotGob3_42arrow_ctg1, whole genome shotgun sequence genome, AGGCGGTCATCGGTAAGTGCCTCAGACACCTGCAATGTGTATAACCAgctaatgtttctttatggagACAATACGATTCAATttgattgtattgtattgcttgTTCTTGTATGCAGCGCAATGATGGATCACAGGTTACTTTAAAACCAATACAAACTAATAAAAAGCTTTATATGTACACCTGGGAGTGACAGTGACATGTAACAGCAGCATGTAAGGAGTACACAGCGTCACTGAGCAGAGATGTGGAAACATGGATATTAAAAGTGAAAAGCACCTTTTAGGTATATTTGCAGAGGTTTTTATGTTGGAAGAAATAcgtgtacttaaagtaaaatgagtaataccacagtgtagaaatactgttacaagtaaaagtcctgcaataaaaatctaacttaagtaaaagtacgaaagtattggcatcaaaatatacttaacataccaaaagtaaaagtactcattatgcagaatggcccagttaatgttatgttatttgatttattgacatgtgttcatcactttaatgttctCGCTAgtgaaggtggagctcattttactTAATTACTTAATATTAGGGCTCGATTTGTGAATGTTATTTATCTctttatattcatttttaaatgtgtttttcagttgAATTATAGGCTATTTAAATTTCAAGACAAGTCTTATAAAAAGTTCATGATGTTTCCAATGTCGATGAGAAATCGTGTTAAATATTTGTGATCTCAACATTTACCAAAATAATCTGgatttgcaaagtaactaaagttatctgtagtagagtaaaaagtacaccTTGAGGTCTGCGGGTTATTACTTTTCAAGCCTCTGAGCACCACAGGGTGTTCGACTCCATCACTGAACTATACAACATGCTGCCCCTTAGTGGTTAACAGAGGCAACTGCAGCATAAACACTACGCTGTGGgccagatgtacagtatatgtgtgcgtgtgtgtgtgtgtgtgcatgtgtgtgtgtatgtgtgtgtgtgtgtactcactgaTAGCAATGTAATACAGCATAACagcaaacaatatatttatatataatatatatatatattatatattatatatatatatatatatatatataatatatattatatattatatattatatataatatatattatataatatatatatatataatatatattatatataatatatatataatacatatatattatatatatatatatatatatatatatatatatatatatatatatatatatatatatatatatatttgtgcaaAGTGCAACTCACccttatcaataaaacaaacaatattattgAAACACCAAAGCCCCTTAAAAGTCTCTAAATCGTCACTATGTTTAAGAAatctgaactcgagccagagtctggcCCTGATGTCACAGAGCCATATTgtttggcctcctgcccctctctgttctctacgGTGTTCCTCCTGCTTATATAAATCGCCATTtttgcttctcctgagaggaaatttaagagctgccacttttctttgtttgcctttttgtaggcagctcccatgataaaaactctcagtaaaaactacatcaaagagactaaaaaccaatgttaaaagagagaagaaacttgtgagtctcttacactcagtgaaaacatggaaaacagtctCGCGGAGAATacaaaatggacacttgttaaaaacagcaggattaataacagaaataaaagtatttgaggcaatagcaccatgtaaaatcctccactgaaggtcggcagtccgctttttgaggggatgtttatataaaatcctccactgtgggcctggtccgctttctccaccaagtctgttgctccacacagtggagggtctgctgcaaaggccttttctgttgatgcttttgacacagttagTATAGAAAGTTTTTTTGTcagctctgtgcagcgacagtttttccggattaatgaccttgagcagggggccggtcagttctcccagccctgggctcaggtagacTTCAGGAAAAgggtccgctgggtctggatcagcctctccctggctgtatGTGGTTAGGAGGGTCCTCTCTTTTCCAGTGAacctctggctccagagctgcaggattcttTGAGCCACCTGGACAGagttcagacccagcagagagcccagggcccgGGCATCATTCAgcgacatcggcatggaacccgaggccagactctcgttaaaaacattgaaaagatctgttgctaaaatgtcccaatatgctttaagaaactcaacagtgaggccgtcgataccgGGAGCCCGTGTAGTCAAAGGCCCCTCCAgctccccctaaaaacccctctaaaagtgtttcctccccctcatacttactcgagtatagggaggaataaaaactcacagcccgtgttctgatctggcttggttccgttatgccgaagaagctagatggagcatccatttcggtgtcgttttggaaccgggaccggaccagtgcgccctggactttaacttccagcaggtcggctaatgccattttttttactttgaggatttcaatatatcctcgatctcctgtggactcactgatttgttctagttccactacatcaccctccaggtctttcatagatctggtgatgtcatgtgtgacattgagggtgtgctgctgacaaagcattttaatttcagtcttaccatggtcccaccactgcctaagactgttaaaatcacccttcctctgcctaaaaacactccagaaataaataaaagcttctctaaattttttatcaaatgttaaaactgagttaaagtgccagtatgcgcttcttggcaacacatttctaataaaaacattacataaaagcaaagagtgatctgtaaaaccagcaggtataatattgcacattttcaaaatgttaaaatgatgtttaaaacaataaatacgttCTAAcatggcagaggaaatcctattttctctgcagtgggaccatgtgtattgtttagcatctgcgttcatcctccgccatacatccaccagaccatgagagcggaccagctgcctcagaacatgctgggacgctggatgcggctctgcgtggttccgatctaaaaaagcattttctgtacagttaaaaccCCCCCCCCTGTCACAGTctggatttttgtatatccttttttattttgaagtgttcactcccccttatgtcatttCTAGTTGTAtttcttgtctgtgtgttttctctctgtgattgattgattggttcctcctgtgtccatttactttgcccttgtgtttctgcctttctccccagctgtgtcttgttccctcgtttggtgtctgtgtatttagcccttagttacgtgtttgttacctgcccATGTCTGCCCGTATCTGCCTGTTTGTGTTCTGCTCagtctgttcgtgtcctgctcgtcccctgattggtttgtgttgttttgttactttgtatttctgtatgtttattagcttttgtcaataaagctctcttttggttaaaatcatcatctgagtcctgcaattgggtcctcaccttcaccttcaccgTGAtacccccaagaataaaaaatcctccgaggcacagctatttaaaacatcattaattttttgtaaaaaaataaaatgctggacctccagtgagactggagtaaaagatttggagaagaggaagcccactcctccactaagagatgtgttgtggcttaaaattacttccccttcccactcactcctccagtctatctcgatAAAGCCGTCGCAaagacatcaacatgtttttattttgcattttcatatatttgtgtcctttttttaaaaaactttggctctgttcacatttaaaacacccactttaaaagtatccatggctgagatttcaaaataaaaactaaaaacaaataaataaattaaaacacccATAAtcactgtttttttgtttttttaatctataaacctcctgctcaatgaggccagactctctttagctcatatggaatctggctgaggtaataaaaatgagtaaatccggaaagtaatcctccacttttactccgtgttggttttttgtttggtggagaaaaactttcaacatttcaaccgggtacattttttgttttctggctattgctcagagtaaaaccagggatgtcgctgctgtctgacacacactcctcttcactaaaactgtcttctgcctgtctctgcttcctgcctgtctgtctttcctccccaactttactattcttggcatcactggatgcattacttttctttttccgttttgtggcaggtttttgttttattgcctcttctacctgctcactccacggaacctgtatttttcctgtctcctctccttctacaccacccatttcctccgcCTCATTTCCTCTTACAATACCTgacccctctgcctctcctacaccacccatttcctctgcCTCATTTCCTCTTACAATACCTgacccctctgcctctcctacaccacccatttcctctactacatcacccacttcctttacctcttctactcttacctcACCCACCTCCTTTGCATCACCCACGTCCTTTACTACATCACccacctcctttaaatcttctactcttaccCCACCCACCTCTCCTacaccacccacctcctccacctcttctcctcccataccacctgactcCCCttgcactttctctccctcttttttttatctgttgttttttcccatttttttccaccacaccaagtgaattaacaccacctatcccgtgcacaaagctggacacagcagctgccaccggccgccccagcggagagccctcctccgaagccgcggtccctcccggcgaagagcccccctccggggcagcagcagccgctcctccaggactAGGCGGAGCTGGatccccgcgcttcggacaggctatcgcggtgtgtccctcctccccgcaaccaaaacatttcataaccgatgaagtggCAAATatcacgtattcataatcatctactttaacgtggaagcggaggttgagctctgcatctcggttattaagtatcatatacagctgtcttcggtgagacactacgtgcttcagcaactgagatttacatccagacagaatctgtTTTACCAGGGAAACAACTGAGCTAAATATTTGTCCATTTCTATATCCAACGTTCTGTGTGTCCTGGCAGAAGAGgttttcctgctgcagatgttccctccttcacatcctgttggtagtttaatgtacacgatgcatcagattctataacatcatcacatgttttgtatctttgtctctaaaaagtctacttttcatgagttcctcagaaaaacagttttcagctttgtgacatcatcttccagctgatcgagaggctttttaaacactttatttatctaaaGGAGGATGtgagaagtataaagtaacagtTTATACATTTGAAAGTCTGCAGGAGTAGAAGTCTACACATGTACAGACATTTCTACTGAAGCGTAAGTGAAGTTACTTTGGTGCTTTGAGTAGCCGTTGACCTGCAGCCACCATGTgagaatatttgtttgttttcttcaggtTTTCTCTCGCTTCCTGCACGCTGTGCTGGAATTCATTTTTAGTTTCCAGACAATcatctcactctgtctctgtgcatAGTTATATAAAAAGTTGTGTGTAGCTGACAAGAAAAACTGCATAATATTGAGTGTTTCCTTTAAACTAGAAGAGTTGTGTGTGTTACTCAGTAGAAACACTTCACACCTTGCAGCGCGTCGGCCTCATgactttacttcctgtcttcgGCTCTGCTGGGTTTCATTACTCAccatattatacaatattaccgACTTCACCAGCATCGTGTATGATCTGTGGCTTGCTCTCACACGTTCAATCACATTGAACCTGAAACAAATGTCTGTTTACACTGTTGTGTAAACTTGTGCTTTGGTCATATTTAACAACAGAGCTTATCAATGAAATGCtttgcaacaacactaacagctcaGATTTCAGAGTGTCCCTTAACGCACCAACAAGACAGTTGAAAACTATAAATGTAAGAGATGAACAATAATAACAGCTTGTGTGCAACAATGTCTTTGAAATCTCAGATGTATTTTAGTCCTTGAATGCACCACGAACAGTTTTAAAAAGAGTCAATGAAAGTAGAAACGATCACATTCATATTATcttttgtgcttgtgttttgcttttgaCCTTTATGACGACAGAGGAAGCAACAAAGTCTCTAAAATCTCAGATGTCAGAGCGTCCTTGAATGCACCGATAAGAACCGTTTAAAAAAACTCTAGAAAACTACAAAGAAATTAccaaaatcaaaacaaacttaacatgtttgattattgtttgtctttgatTTCAACAATGTCTCTGAGGTCTGAGATATCAGACTGTCCTTGAACTCACCGCATGGCcgacattttcacatttatatttgattatttttattatttagtcttTCGGATTTTTTGACGACAATCTTTTGCTTGACAATGAAATGCTGTCCGACAGATAAATATCCAATGTCCAACTGTCCTTGAATGCACCAATAATTACAATCATCTGTGTATATATTGGCATTGACCACATGATGCTTTTCACATTTCAACTTGAAATGAaactctgtatttgtgttttgtgctgatGGGGTTTCAGTCGTCTCTTCTGGTTTTCTTCACTACTTTTCTCTCCTGCGATGCAACACATCAGATCTTTAGAGTTCGTAGCGGTGCGATGAGCTGCTCAGGGTTCGTGATGGTTTCCATCGCATTTCTGGTGGATGATCCGATGATTTCCAACGCAGGCTGCAGCCTTACTGCGCGCTTTCCAGTAACAACACCTCGAACCTCAATGCACTCCATTGATTTGCATGAAAATGCAGGTCTTTAGTACGACCAGTGAAACCATTATTACATAAAAcccattggggggggggggggggttgtcaACAGTGAGCATATGATTTGTGTTTGACATGCATGAGTGGGAGACCCCTCACCCTCCCTTCTAGGAAGTTGAGTGATTTAAAGGAAACAGCACAACCACACTTTCACACCTATATTGTCTCTGcatcacaccatcacacactctCTCGCTCCGAGTTATAAATAAAGGCTTTTGCGACAAGTCAGACAGTTTGAGCCAACTTCAGGGCAAGAGCCACATCCAGTCAGACGGGTGTTTTGTCGACCTCTCTATCCTCTGCATCGCACCGTTGGGGATTGAAAGTCGCAGTCACAGCGGACCGGCTCGGGAATCGAACCAGCAGGCCGGGGGCATCTGCGTACAAGCGTTGATACGATGGTTGCGGCGGCGAAGGcattggtctgtctgtctctctggttgtctgtctgtcacatcAGAGGCGCCTTCATCCCTGTAAAGATGAACAAGACCATCCAGAACCTTCTGCAGTACTATGTGAGTATTAGCCCGGTACCACCATAGAAATAGAACGATTGTAGAACCGACACTGGACTCGTGGTCGTTTGGCGAGTTCAAAAAGAAACGGGCATTTTGTTAGTCATTAAAAACCTCTGAGTTTACACTGACGTTAGCGGCTACAACGCTCTTTGCATCGGCTACAGTACATATAAAAATGGCCGCCGCTCTGACCATCCTGCTAAGTTGACTTGAAGAGAAACGTCCGTTCTGCTCTCGTTCTATTTCTATAACTACTAAGATTAtagtaaaaactttatttataaaacactaataaatcagatgaaatatttgtatatttgcgTATTTGTTCGTACTCTTGAGGCTTCAAATCAAAACTTTGTTCTGCTGATGCTGTTGTTACTTGTACTTATACTGCGACCGGCATACTGTCAGCATTTGTAGTGCAGAACTTCAAACACTGCTTCATGCgttctgtttcctgctgctgctcacactcaccacaaacacacacacacatgcacacacactttttccatTTACTATAAGTATGTTTAAAGGACAATTCTGGtgatgtttttcatgttttagtcCATTTACTACAAAAATTATTTATCACAATCATTGGTCGACTTTATGTAAATCACTGTGTACTGCGGTGGTGCATTCAAGGACACTTCTGAGAGTTAAGGATGCTAAAAGCAATCTTTCCTAAAAGCAAGACTCATTCAAACTGTATTTCAgggttttgtttagttttttcacaACAGAGATAGTCAATGAAACTCTGCAGCAGATGACACATCACAGACGTCTGAGTGTCCTTGAATGCACCAGCATGACACTTTTTATGTAAAGGTTTAAGAAACTATAAGTGCAATGAAAAAATGACCAAATTCATTAAATCTTTTTCATAACTTGTTTGATAATCTGATATCAGATTACGGAGCTCTCCAGCTACAATGTCTATGAAATCTCAGATGTCTGATGGTCCTTGAATGCACTACAGACAGTTTTTTAAAAGAGtcaatgaaagaagaaaacatatttgaattcaaacaatctttttcacaacatgtttgattattgtttgtcttttgtttttgattatctGAACAGAGATTCCTCTGAAATGTGAGATGTCTGACTGTCCTTGAACTCACCTCATGATGCTTTTCACATTTATATCTGattaatattttgtcttttgtattAGATTTCTTGACGATATACTTTAGCTCGTCAATTAAATGTTTGCAAAAGATGGCTCTGAAATCTCCGTCTGTCCTTGAATGCaccaataattacaataatttgTATGTATTGGGTTAATACAAAAGAAAGAACACTGATATGGAGCCTTTTTATGGGGGATAGACGGTTGATTTGCATCAAATGACCTGAGAGATTCTTTTTTGCAGAAGATTGGAGTGAACGAGAGATTTAACGGGAAGCCCGTCTTCTCCAGAGAACCGCTGTACGGCAAAATGGAGGTAAATAAAAGTCCTTTGATCGTTGTAACAATTTCTCTACATCCTCACATGAGAACATAACGTCTGTCTGAGGTCGGAGACGTGTTGCATCTCCTCGATGCCTTTAACCTCAGTCACCTCTTTAAACTgccaaagaaatataaaaataacattacagatgctgtctcacaccaaacaatCTAGACTGACAAATAGCACTATGGAGGTGggtagcctagcttagcataaagactgtctgcaggtggaaacagctagcctggctctgttcaaagTGGAAACAATACACCTGACTTATTAACACTTatttgcacacaaacagaaatgtaaacaaaactatttgatttcatgcaaaaatgtcttgACTAGCCGTGTATCCACccgtgttgtgtttgtttattgtttagttAAGGATCCCTGGCGATAATGCATCACATAAACCACAAGCTGTGcgatttttacatttctgtttgtgtaaacgagatgtatttatttaactttggaCGGAGCCAGACTGGCGGTTTCCCCCTgcgtccagtctttatgctaagctaggcgaATCATTATTCGGATCTGCTCTTCCTCGGCCAATACTGCACCCGTCCACCAAATCTCATGAAAATCGGGCGAGTAGTtttttaacaaactgaaaccaTAACTTCCTTgtcagtgttttttaaaatcatattcaGGTATTGATGGTGGTAcacatggaacacacacacacacacacacacacacacacacacacacacacacacacacacacctctgggaTTTCCAACTGTTGTTTTCCTCTCACCACAACTCGACATTTTATCACCTTTACAATTGATTCCAGGTTAAGATAACATTAAGATGTTTCTGTGGAAGGATTACATGCAACCAAATGTATCACCTTCATGTTTCACAGTCAATGAGTGGCATTTCCACTTTAAGGCCCACTCTGCGCTTAATTTAACTTGTGTGTGGGAAACCACAGAGGGTTGTTTCCACTATGTAAAAGGTTTAACAACTCCAGGCTCATCTGTTtccatttaaataattataccACTAATTTGATATGCTTTAGGAATATAACAACACATGTCTACTTTCATATTTCACACCATGAGATGTTATGTTGAGTTCCTTCTTTTTAAGTTGAAGCTTTGCATTTTTGCAATGGTCAGCAAAGACATCACCAGGACGCCTAAAACAACTGTGATGTTTATTTAAACGCAATTTTTAAATCCCCCACCAGAAACTtcataatgttttctttttcaggcAAAGCGTGTGTTTATGGTTGGTGTATTGGAGACCTATGAAAGGCTGATTGAGCAGATGTTGAGGCAGCTGCCCACCCCGAGCCCCCAGACAGCCTTAGCTGGCACCGCCAGTGGTAGTGAGGGGGAAGCGGGCGGCGATGTCAGGACGGAGCTGAGCTACATCCTGAAGAAGATCCAGTACCTGAGGAAGTACCGTTACCAGGAGCAGGAGAA contains:
- the LOC115006016 gene encoding interferon gamma-like, giving the protein MVAAAKALVCLSLWLSVCHIRGAFIPVKMNKTIQNLLQYYKIGVNERFNGKPVFSREPLYGKMEAKRVFMVGVLETYERLIEQMLRQLPTPSPQTALAGTASGSEGEAGGDVRTELSYILKKIQYLRKYRYQEQEKLLQSLKTLKHIQMDNSVVQSKALWELPWLYEEASMLNDNINRQRRRRRQARRVKTHPKA